The Brachypodium distachyon strain Bd21 chromosome 4, Brachypodium_distachyon_v3.0, whole genome shotgun sequence nucleotide sequence CATAACTCCACGCGTGGCTGTCCACTGTCCTGTATGTACCGTACTGGTGtgctcctctttttttttttaacagcagCTGTGCTCCTCTTCTCTGTACTTGTGGTCTTTGCAAAGTGGTaaatctttaaaaaaaaactttgaaaTGAACTGTTGAACCATGTCTTTGCAAAGTGGTAAAATCAGCACtatatttagaaaaaatatttttgtagTATTTGAAAATTGTTTGCTAAATAAGTTCGCCtctataaaaaaatatctttaCTCCTTTACAAAAAGTGTGCATCTTTATATAAAAAATCACATTTATCAGTAACGTTCACCTTTGTAAAAAATATTAACTTCTATAAAAAGAACGGTCACCAATTCACCATTTTTTTTCGTTTCTATTAAAATTGAAGTTTACGTTCCAGGCTCCATTGCTGGTGTTCCTGAGCAACAATTGTTCGTTGGTTTATAGCCTGGAAAGTTAGTAATAACTGAAAAATCCAGTGATTTCTCTGCTCGCCTCTAGTCCATTACTATCTCGAAGATTTAAACTTACTTTCCAATGTGGATGTGCCAATTGTCAGCCCGAGGGATGGAAAGAGGAGGACAAAAATGCATTCAATGTTTACACTGGTCAGAAGTACGCTACTAGTACCAACTATGTACCGCATTCGGCttataaaaaaaaccctaCGTACTGCATTCAACTCTTGAGCCATGAGCATCAGAACGTGCATAGATGGCCCGATGATGGCTAGGAACGTAATAAGTGAAGTGCTACAGACTAGAGAGGCTAGCTTAGCATGGATATCGTATATCATGCATGTGCAGCAATTACCACACCCACATGCCGCTGCTCTGaatcgaaaagaaaaaaagcgcGTTGCCTTCTGCTGTTATCTGTGTACAAGAAGTTTACTGAAGGAGCGGAAAGTTGTGGCGTTGAACAACctggtcttttttttctctctcgacGACAGACGTTTTACTGAACTCAGAAGTCGCATAAAATGGATACGCATCGATCTAACAATTTGATATACTATCTCGGTCTAATAATAGTGCGCATCTTATGTTTCATTTAACCACGgctttgacaaaaaaaaactacagtaTTTCATTATATGTGACTAGTACGATCAAAGTCAAACTATAATAACACAAACATTTGAATTGGACTGCAATTACTTTCGAATTCTCCGCGCACAAAATAAAGAATTTTCTACTCTCAATTCCAATCCCTAAATTCTATCGGCAGTGTTTCGAACGTAAGATTTGCAGCTAGGTGAACTGGTTCCACCGTAGGTAATCGGACCACTCACAGGTTGATTTTTTAGTTCTCACTGGTCATGGAGTGGCCTCGATCCTTTCCTATAGGTACCGTACGTGTCGGCACGCGGCAGCTTCAGTTCCGCTGACCCCACCATCAATCCCCATTTTCATGTGCaaccaaacatgtcatgcatatgtgcatatatatatatatacacacagcAAACTCACTGGGTGTTCATCGCATTGGCCGGTGCTGTATCGTCTCGTCAGTGAAGTTTTGCGCCTTGCAGTACTGAGAGAAGATGAGCATGCTCAAGTCTTTCCCACACGGCCTCGGCGTGCCGGCACAGGGGAATCCAAGCTGGTACGTACGGCTCTGTTTGTCACGTCCTACATACAGATGCACACACGATGTGTTTAGAAAGCGGAGCTACGGATGTGATGCATGCAGGTGCAGGAGCCGGGCTGCGACAAGAGGCGGCGGGAGATGGGCCAGCTGCAAGGCCAACGCCTTAACAAATTTCGAGGACTTGGTGACGGGGATGCCGGCGCCTGAACAGGTGGAGGCGGTGCGGTGTCTGAACCTGGGCGGGTGGGTGGAGCAACatctgctgccgctgctgacCCCGGTTGACGAGTCATGGCAGCCCAGCGACCTGCTCCCctgcctctccctctctccacGCTCCGccgagcagcagcaacaggcgacgacgacgacggaggAGCTTCAGGCGCGAGCCGCGAGCGTGCCGGACGACGTGCTGGTGTGCCTGGTGGGCAACATGGTGACGGAGGAGGCGCTGCCGACGTACATGTGCATGGGCAACAGGGCGGAGGCCGCCCACGACGCCACGGGCTGCAGCCCTGACCCCTGGGCGCGCTGGCTCCGCGGGTGGACCGCCGAGGAGAACCGCCACGGCGACCTCCTCAACCGCTACCTCTACCTCTGCGGCCGCGTCGACATGCGCCAGGTGGAGCGCACCGtgcaccacctcctccgcaACGGCATGAGGATGCCGGTGCCCCCCTCCAGCCCTTACCACAACGTCGTCTACGGGGCGTTCCAGGAGCGCGCCACGTTCGTGTCCCACTCGCGCGTCGCCAGGCACGCGGCGCGCCACGGCGACCGCTGCCTCGCCAGGATCTGCGGCGCCGTGGCGGCCGACGAGAGGCGCCACGAGACGGCCTACGCCAGGGCGGTAGGGAAGCTGTTCGAGGTCGACCCGGACGGCATGGCGCGGGCGCTGGCCGACGTGCTGCGCGCCAAGGTCACCATGCCGGGGCAGTTCATGACCGAcggccgcgacgccgacctcttCGCGCGCTTCTCGGCCGTGGCGCAGCGGGCCGGGGTGTACACGGCGAGGGACTATGGCGACATGGTGGAGCACTTCGTGCGGAGGTGGAAGGTgccggagctcggcggcgcgggggggcAGATGTCCGGCGAGGGGAGGCGCGCGCAGGAGTACGTGTGCGGGCTGCCGCGCAAGATCCGCAGGATGGAGGAGCTGGCCCACGACCGCGTCACCAAGGCCGCGAAAGAGCCCGAGTTCGCAAGGTTCAGCTGGATCTTCGACAGGCCTGTCTGCATCAGGGCCTAATCC carries:
- the LOC100829329 gene encoding acyl-[acyl-carrier-protein] desaturase 4, chloroplastic; the protein is MSMLKSFPHGLGVPAQGNPSWCRSRAATRGGGRWASCKANALTNFEDLVTGMPAPEQVEAVRCLNLGGWVEQHLLPLLTPVDESWQPSDLLPCLSLSPRSAEQQQQATTTTEELQARAASVPDDVLVCLVGNMVTEEALPTYMCMGNRAEAAHDATGCSPDPWARWLRGWTAEENRHGDLLNRYLYLCGRVDMRQVERTVHHLLRNGMRMPVPPSSPYHNVVYGAFQERATFVSHSRVARHAARHGDRCLARICGAVAADERRHETAYARAVGKLFEVDPDGMARALADVLRAKVTMPGQFMTDGRDADLFARFSAVAQRAGVYTARDYGDMVEHFVRRWKVPELGGAGGQMSGEGRRAQEYVCGLPRKIRRMEELAHDRVTKAAKEPEFARFSWIFDRPVCIRA